In a genomic window of Onychostoma macrolepis isolate SWU-2019 chromosome 08, ASM1243209v1, whole genome shotgun sequence:
- the amt gene encoding aminomethyltransferase, mitochondrial isoform X1 produces MLARAFANGLCNRLPREATRTVGLGATGRQDRQVSTEVALKKTPLYDFHRAQGGKMVEFAGWSMPVQYKDSHINSHMHTRQHCSIFDVSHMLQTKVFGRDRVKFVESLIVGDIAELKDNQGTLSLFTNTKGGIMDDLIVTKTDQGYLYVVSNAGCADKDSAHMQARLQEFKAAGHDVDLEFMDESLIALQGPSMAQVLQKGVGDDLRNLTFMTSVLTPVFGIRGCRITRCGYTGEDGVEISVPSGDVVSLTEKLLADSEVKLAGLGARDSLRLEAGLCLYGNDIDETTTPVEASLVWTIGKRRRQAQDFPGADIIVPQIKAKTQRKRVGVISTGPPVRQHTPILSSDGRVIGEVTSGCPSPCLKQNVAMGYVEAGFSKVGTSIQVEVRKKAVPAVVSKMPFVPTKYYMGQ; encoded by the exons ATGCTCGCTCGGGCTTTTGCAAACGGACTCTGTAACCGACTTCCAAGGGAAGCCACGCGGACTGTCGGTCTGGGAGCAACGGGGCGGCAGGATAGGCAAGTTTCCACAGAG GTGGCGCTCAAGAAGACCCCGCTGTATGACTTCCACAGGGCTCAGGGTGGTAAGATGGTGGAGTTTGCAGGATGGAGTATGCCTGTGCAGTACAAAGACAGTCACATTaactcacacatgcacacacgccAGCACTGCTCCATCTTCGACGTCAGTCACATGCTGCAG ACTAAAGTCTTTGGTAGAGACAGAGTGAAGTTCGTAGAGTCTCTGATTGTTGGAGACATCGCTGAACTAAAAGACAACCAG GGCACTCTCTCCCTCTTCACAAACACTAAAGGAGGAATCATGGATGATCTGATTGTGACCAAGACAGATCAGGGTTACCTGTATGTTGTCTCCAATGCTGGTTGTGCGGACAAAGACTCTGCTCATATGCAG gCCAGACTGCAGGAGTTTAAAGCAGCaggtcatgatgtagatttggAGTTCATGGATGAAAGTCTCATTGCTCTGCAGG GCCCATCAATGGCCCAGGTTCTGCAGAAAGGTGTGGGTGATGACCTCAGGAATTTGACCTTTATGACCAGTGTTTTGACCCCAGTGTTTGGCATCCGGGGCTGCAGGATCACACGCTGCGGATATACAGGGGAGGATGGAGTTGAG ATCTCAGTACCAAGTGGAGATGTTGTCTCCCTGACTGAAAAGTTGTTAGCCGATAGTGAGGTGAAACTCGCTGGTCTCGGTGCCAGAGACAGTCTGAGGCTGGAGGCGGGACTTTGTCTATACGGCAATGACATTGATGAGACCACCACACCTGTGGAAGCAAGTCTTGTTTGGACTATAG gtAAGCGTCGTCGTCAGGCACAAGATTTCCCTGGTGCTGACATCATTGTTCCACAAATAAAGGCAAAGACTCAGAGAAAGAGAGTGGGAGTGATCTCCACTGGACCACCTGTCAGACAGCACACACCAATCCTGTCATCTGATGGCAGGGTTATAG GTGAGGTCACCAGTGGATGCCCCTCCCCCTGCCTCAAACAGAATGTTGCCATGGGCTACGTGGAAGCTGGCTTCAGTAAAGTGGGCACATCTATCCAGGTGGAAGTGAGGAAGAAAGCAGTGCCAGCAGTGGTCAGCAAGATGCCATTTGTGCCCACCAAGTACTACATGGGCCAGTAG
- the ifrd2 gene encoding interferon-related developmental regulator 2 isoform X1 codes for MPRSKKGKRGGNSSSKGSLRQEVLQLQLSKTALSRAGRNGVRGESGVSDDDLASEVLSHCSSASESASVIEEGTGEVVDEQTAQEETEDKLKQCIDNLMDKSAKTRLAALESLRLVFSSRVLYEFLLERRFTISDCLERSLKKGGGEEQAAAATVCALLCVQLGGGVEGEEGFKILRPVLSSILIDSCASLSARQSCARALGMCCYVSASDDAEDLLKSIGHLESVFVGAYPLGDGTLPSVKAGIPALHSAALQSWALLCTLCPASRINTILNHHLPRLHACLESSEVNFRIAVGETIALLYELGRDIDQEFEYEDCEALCDSLKNLATDGNKHRAKNDRRKQRSVFREVLHYIENEDFTEEKIQFGIEAIYIDGWMRRRIYDAFKEVLESGVRHHLQFNPLLRDIFGLGPPLILDASVKASRISRTERHLFNSAAFKARTKLRNKVRDKRADVM; via the exons ATGCCACGAAGCAAAAAGGGGAAACGCGGTGGGAACAGTTCGAGTAAGG GCTCACTTCGACAGGAAGTGCTTCAGCTGCAGTTGTCAAAGACTGCCCTGTCACGTGCAG GGAGAAATGGGGTGAGAGGCGAGTCTGGTGTGAGTGATGATGATTTGGCATCGGAGGTTCTCAGTCACTGCAGCAGTGCCAGTGAGAGTGCATCAGTCATAGAGGAGGGCACAG GGGAGGTGGTAGATGAACAAACTGCTCAGGAAGAAACAGAAGACAAACTGAAGCAATGCATTGACAATCTGATGGACAAAAG TGCTAAGACCCGTCTGGCTGCACTAGAAAGTCTGCGCTTAGTGTTTTCTTCCAGAGtcctgtatgagtttttgttAGAGAGACGTTTCACCATCAGTGACTGTCTGGAAAGGAGCTTGAAGAAAG GTGGAGGAGAGGAGCAGGCTGCTGCTGCTACAGTGTGCGCTCTCTTGTGTGTGCAGCTCGGGGGTGGAGTTGAAGGTGAGGAGGGCTTTAAGATACTCCGCCCCGTCCTCAGTTCcattttgattgacagctgtgcCAGCCTGTCAGCTCGACAGAGT TGCGCTCGAGCTCTGGGTATGTGCTGCTACGTGTCTGCCTCAGATGACGCAGAG GACCTGCTAAAATCTATTGGTCATTTGGAGAGTGTGTTTGTGGGTGCATATCCCCTGGGTGATGGCACTCTGCCGTCTGTCAAAGCCGGGATCCCTGCGCTCCATAGCGCCGCCCTTCAGTCTTGGGCTCTGCTTTGCACCCTTTGCCCTGCATCACGTATCAACACCATTCTGAACCA CCACTTGCCACGTCTACATGCCTGTTTAGAAAGCAGTGAGGTGAACTTCAGGATTGCTGTGGGAGAGACCATCGCCCTGCTGTATGAACTGGGACGGGACATTGATCAG GAGTTTGAGTATGAGGACTGCGAGGCATTGTGTGACAGTCTAAAGAACCTGGCCACTGATGGAAACAAACATCGTGCTAAAAATGACCGCAGGAAACAGCGCTCAGTCTTCAGAGAGGTGCTGCACTACATTGAG AATGAAGATTTCACAGAGGAGAAGATTCAGTTTGGGATTGAGGCCATCTACATTGATGGCTGGATGCGCCGCAGGATTTATGATGCCTTTAAGGAAGTGCTCGAGTCTGGAGTCAGACACCACTTACAG tttaatCCTTTGTTGAGGGATATTTTTGGACTTGGACCTCCTCTCATCCTGGATGCGTCTGTCAAAGCCAGCAGGATCTCCCGCACAGAGAGG CATCTGTTTAACTCTGCTGCATTCAAAGCCCGGACTAAATTAAGGAACAAAGTGAGGGACAAACGTGCCGATGTGATGTGA
- the ifrd2 gene encoding interferon-related developmental regulator 2 isoform X2: MPRSKKGKRGGNSSSKGRNGVRGESGVSDDDLASEVLSHCSSASESASVIEEGTGEVVDEQTAQEETEDKLKQCIDNLMDKSAKTRLAALESLRLVFSSRVLYEFLLERRFTISDCLERSLKKGGGEEQAAAATVCALLCVQLGGGVEGEEGFKILRPVLSSILIDSCASLSARQSCARALGMCCYVSASDDAEDLLKSIGHLESVFVGAYPLGDGTLPSVKAGIPALHSAALQSWALLCTLCPASRINTILNHHLPRLHACLESSEVNFRIAVGETIALLYELGRDIDQEFEYEDCEALCDSLKNLATDGNKHRAKNDRRKQRSVFREVLHYIENEDFTEEKIQFGIEAIYIDGWMRRRIYDAFKEVLESGVRHHLQFNPLLRDIFGLGPPLILDASVKASRISRTERHLFNSAAFKARTKLRNKVRDKRADVM, from the exons ATGCCACGAAGCAAAAAGGGGAAACGCGGTGGGAACAGTTCGAGTAAGG GGAGAAATGGGGTGAGAGGCGAGTCTGGTGTGAGTGATGATGATTTGGCATCGGAGGTTCTCAGTCACTGCAGCAGTGCCAGTGAGAGTGCATCAGTCATAGAGGAGGGCACAG GGGAGGTGGTAGATGAACAAACTGCTCAGGAAGAAACAGAAGACAAACTGAAGCAATGCATTGACAATCTGATGGACAAAAG TGCTAAGACCCGTCTGGCTGCACTAGAAAGTCTGCGCTTAGTGTTTTCTTCCAGAGtcctgtatgagtttttgttAGAGAGACGTTTCACCATCAGTGACTGTCTGGAAAGGAGCTTGAAGAAAG GTGGAGGAGAGGAGCAGGCTGCTGCTGCTACAGTGTGCGCTCTCTTGTGTGTGCAGCTCGGGGGTGGAGTTGAAGGTGAGGAGGGCTTTAAGATACTCCGCCCCGTCCTCAGTTCcattttgattgacagctgtgcCAGCCTGTCAGCTCGACAGAGT TGCGCTCGAGCTCTGGGTATGTGCTGCTACGTGTCTGCCTCAGATGACGCAGAG GACCTGCTAAAATCTATTGGTCATTTGGAGAGTGTGTTTGTGGGTGCATATCCCCTGGGTGATGGCACTCTGCCGTCTGTCAAAGCCGGGATCCCTGCGCTCCATAGCGCCGCCCTTCAGTCTTGGGCTCTGCTTTGCACCCTTTGCCCTGCATCACGTATCAACACCATTCTGAACCA CCACTTGCCACGTCTACATGCCTGTTTAGAAAGCAGTGAGGTGAACTTCAGGATTGCTGTGGGAGAGACCATCGCCCTGCTGTATGAACTGGGACGGGACATTGATCAG GAGTTTGAGTATGAGGACTGCGAGGCATTGTGTGACAGTCTAAAGAACCTGGCCACTGATGGAAACAAACATCGTGCTAAAAATGACCGCAGGAAACAGCGCTCAGTCTTCAGAGAGGTGCTGCACTACATTGAG AATGAAGATTTCACAGAGGAGAAGATTCAGTTTGGGATTGAGGCCATCTACATTGATGGCTGGATGCGCCGCAGGATTTATGATGCCTTTAAGGAAGTGCTCGAGTCTGGAGTCAGACACCACTTACAG tttaatCCTTTGTTGAGGGATATTTTTGGACTTGGACCTCCTCTCATCCTGGATGCGTCTGTCAAAGCCAGCAGGATCTCCCGCACAGAGAGG CATCTGTTTAACTCTGCTGCATTCAAAGCCCGGACTAAATTAAGGAACAAAGTGAGGGACAAACGTGCCGATGTGATGTGA
- the amt gene encoding aminomethyltransferase, mitochondrial isoform X2 → MVEFAGWSMPVQYKDSHINSHMHTRQHCSIFDVSHMLQTKVFGRDRVKFVESLIVGDIAELKDNQGTLSLFTNTKGGIMDDLIVTKTDQGYLYVVSNAGCADKDSAHMQARLQEFKAAGHDVDLEFMDESLIALQGPSMAQVLQKGVGDDLRNLTFMTSVLTPVFGIRGCRITRCGYTGEDGVEISVPSGDVVSLTEKLLADSEVKLAGLGARDSLRLEAGLCLYGNDIDETTTPVEASLVWTIGKRRRQAQDFPGADIIVPQIKAKTQRKRVGVISTGPPVRQHTPILSSDGRVIGEVTSGCPSPCLKQNVAMGYVEAGFSKVGTSIQVEVRKKAVPAVVSKMPFVPTKYYMGQ, encoded by the exons ATGGTGGAGTTTGCAGGATGGAGTATGCCTGTGCAGTACAAAGACAGTCACATTaactcacacatgcacacacgccAGCACTGCTCCATCTTCGACGTCAGTCACATGCTGCAG ACTAAAGTCTTTGGTAGAGACAGAGTGAAGTTCGTAGAGTCTCTGATTGTTGGAGACATCGCTGAACTAAAAGACAACCAG GGCACTCTCTCCCTCTTCACAAACACTAAAGGAGGAATCATGGATGATCTGATTGTGACCAAGACAGATCAGGGTTACCTGTATGTTGTCTCCAATGCTGGTTGTGCGGACAAAGACTCTGCTCATATGCAG gCCAGACTGCAGGAGTTTAAAGCAGCaggtcatgatgtagatttggAGTTCATGGATGAAAGTCTCATTGCTCTGCAGG GCCCATCAATGGCCCAGGTTCTGCAGAAAGGTGTGGGTGATGACCTCAGGAATTTGACCTTTATGACCAGTGTTTTGACCCCAGTGTTTGGCATCCGGGGCTGCAGGATCACACGCTGCGGATATACAGGGGAGGATGGAGTTGAG ATCTCAGTACCAAGTGGAGATGTTGTCTCCCTGACTGAAAAGTTGTTAGCCGATAGTGAGGTGAAACTCGCTGGTCTCGGTGCCAGAGACAGTCTGAGGCTGGAGGCGGGACTTTGTCTATACGGCAATGACATTGATGAGACCACCACACCTGTGGAAGCAAGTCTTGTTTGGACTATAG gtAAGCGTCGTCGTCAGGCACAAGATTTCCCTGGTGCTGACATCATTGTTCCACAAATAAAGGCAAAGACTCAGAGAAAGAGAGTGGGAGTGATCTCCACTGGACCACCTGTCAGACAGCACACACCAATCCTGTCATCTGATGGCAGGGTTATAG GTGAGGTCACCAGTGGATGCCCCTCCCCCTGCCTCAAACAGAATGTTGCCATGGGCTACGTGGAAGCTGGCTTCAGTAAAGTGGGCACATCTATCCAGGTGGAAGTGAGGAAGAAAGCAGTGCCAGCAGTGGTCAGCAAGATGCCATTTGTGCCCACCAAGTACTACATGGGCCAGTAG